A stretch of DNA from Bacillus sp. NP157:
GCTGCCGTGCTTCGCCACGATGACAGGCTGGCTGTGCCCCCAATCTGAAAGCCTGGGCCCAGTTCGGTGGCTCGCGGCGCTTCTGCACCCATAAATTGTCACGGTAAATGCCGTCGCAGACACGCACGATTTGGCGCAAAATGATGTGGAGCCGAAGGTTGCCGTCTGATTCAACTGATCGCTTTGGACCAAGTGGCCAGGTCGCTTGCTCACTGACCTGCTCTGAATGTGTATCCATCAAAGGAATATGAAATGGCGCGATGCACGGCACCAGTAAGAGGACATAGCTCGGCAGCCGCAGCTGCCGAGTGTCCCGCATGTCGTTACCGCACTCGGGGTTACGCTAGCTACGGTGGAGGAGGCTCTTACTCGCCGCCAGCGTATCCGTCGGGGAGCACCGGCGGCAGCCGCAGCGCCAGCAGCGGTTCCGGGGGAGGTGCGAGGCCGCGCTGGTCGAAAGCAGGTTCATCACTTGCCTACACGCCCGCCCAGGTCATGTCACTGACGCCCATCCGGGAAACAGTCGAGAAGCGAGCGGCAGAGCAACCGGACCTTCGTGACGTCTTCCTCTGCCACGCTTGGGATGACCGGGACGGCGCTGCAAAAGAGTTACATGGATTGCTTGTAGCAGCGGGCGTAAAAGTCTGGTTCAGCGAGACAGACCTGGGTCTTGGCGTTCCAATGATGCGGGCCATCGACAAAGGTCTTGCGAATTCGCGAATCGGACTCGTCCTGGTGACCCCTGCGCTCTTGGCCCGCCTCCCGACGGGAGGTGTCGCGGACAAGGAACTTTCGGCGCTTCTCGCCGGCAACCAGCTCATTCCCATCGTGCACAACACGACCTATTCAGAGCTTCGTAACGTCAGCCCCTTGCTGGCTTCCCGGAGCGGCCTCGATACTGCTGAGGATTCAATGACCGTGGTCGCCGCGAAAATCGCTGAGATAAGCGCAGTAGTCCCCGCGCAAATGCGGTGACCGGAGGACCCAGCGCAAGGATCTGCCCTTTAGCCATTGGCTTAAACGGCGGCACTGCCGCCGTGCTTCACCGCTCGGGGGCGGGACTTGGCTTGCTTTCTCTCCCTCCCGAATGGGCCGGGCGCGTAAGCGGCCGGAGAATCCAGACGTATTCTTCAGCCCGCGGTGCGCAGCTCTCGTTCCAGCAAAGCGCGAATGACATCGGTCAGCGTCCACTGCAGCTCTGCCGCCCAGTTCTGGAGCGTCGTCCGCTCTGCAACCGCCAATGGCACCATCAGCACCACTCCGCCATCGGTCACACCCCTGGGCGCAGCCAAGCCTTTCACTCCACGGGCTAGCCCCCGGCGCACAAAGACCGACACCGCCGCGTTCCGAGAAGCGAAGCGTGTCGCTGCAGCGGTCAGGCGCACATAGAGGTCACCCGAGACCGTGACTTTGAGGTATTGGGTTTTGGCGGGCACATCGGGCTCTGCGGTGGCTGGGCGCAAAGCCTGACGTGCTATAGCCGCATAGTCAAATTCTGGGGTGACTTTTGCGTTGCCTAGAAGCCACCGTGCGGTGGCGGACATGTCAATTTCAGTCATTCGGCTCCCTCGCGAGCTTTTTTCCACTCTTTGCTGAGCTTCTTGTATCCGCCTGCGGAGCCGTCGACCGTGAAAACTAATCCGTCAACCTCGATTTGTTCGCCGGTGATGGCCGACTTGGCAGTGTGGTTCGCGCACCATTCCGTGCCCCAACCTAAGCTGCTTTCTTTCGTGAATCCGGTCGGCTCGGCCGATACGTCGAGGTAATTGGCGACGAGACCAGGGTTGAGGCCCATCGAGACGAGGGTGCTTGGATCGTTGATGACGCGTGTTTGAATGTTCATACGCTTTCCTATTGTTGTTGGGGTGTTTATTGCTTCTGCTGCACATTCACGTTACCGCGTTATAGACAGCTGTCAACGTGATCTGCGACTTATTTCTTGTGCCTGCAGCCAGGCTGCCGTGGCGGCGGATGTTTGATGCAAGGCGCGGTGCACCCCTACCACGCTGCGCTTCAAATGCCCGGAAGCGATACCCCCAATGCTTTGGCGTCCCGTTTCACTTCTTCGGGTGTCCGCCCTAGCTGCTCCGCCAACCTCCCAAGGCTCGTGCACCCTGCATCGATCAAACGGGCCAGCTGCTGCCGGCGCTCGAACGACGCGTGGAAAATGGGCAGACCCAGGAACTTGGCTGCGTCGCGAACATGGCGCTGTGACAGGCCGAGGCGCGCAGCGACGTCGGGCGCGCTGGCTCTCTGGCGAAGAAGTTCAGCCACTTCGTTCCGTTGCACTTCTTCACTTTTCGGCGCCGGCCGGAGGGCCCCACGGT
This window harbors:
- a CDS encoding toll/interleukin-1 receptor domain-containing protein, coding for MARCTAPVRGHSSAAAAAECPACRYRTRGYASYGGGGSYSPPAYPSGSTGGSRSASSGSGGGARPRWSKAGSSLAYTPAQVMSLTPIRETVEKRAAEQPDLRDVFLCHAWDDRDGAAKELHGLLVAAGVKVWFSETDLGLGVPMMRAIDKGLANSRIGLVLVTPALLARLPTGGVADKELSALLAGNQLIPIVHNTTYSELRNVSPLLASRSGLDTAEDSMTVVAAKIAEISAVVPAQMR